The Terrirubrum flagellatum nucleotide sequence CGACAAGGCTTTCGAGATCCAGACCGACTACGCCAAGTCGGCCTATGAAGGCTTCGTCGCCTACGCCGCCAAGCTCGGCGACCTCTATCAGGCCGCTGCGCGCGACGCGGTGAAGCCGTTCGAGGCGGCGTTTGCAGCCGCCAAGCCGGCCAAGTAATCCGGCCAAGTAATTTTTCAAAAAATCACAAGCGATTGAAGCCCGGCCTCAGCGCCGGGCTTTTTCGTATGGGAATTGCATATCGTTGATTGGCGCTTGGATTGACGCCTGGCGACTCTGGCGAAGCAGGCCGAGCGGTTATACATTGCTGATTGCGGGCGCACGGACTCGACAGGCTGCGCCGGGATGGAGACTGACTTGGCGGGAATTGCGCGCATCGATCCTGCGCCGCGCGCCGCAGGGGGCGCGAAGGAGGGACGACCGGGCGACGGCGGCAACGGCGCCGGGACCGCGGTCATCACGCGCACCAAGACCCGCACCAAGCGGCCGAACGTTTATCGCGTCCTGCTCCTGAACGACGACTACACGCCCATGGAGTTCGTGGTCCACGTCCTGGAGAAGTTCTTCGCCAAGAACCACGACGAGGCGGTCCGCATTATGCTCCATGTGCACCAGCACGGCGTCGGCGAGTGCGGCGTGTTCACTTACGAGGTCGCGGAGACCAAGGTCACCCAGGTGATGGATCTCGCGCGGCGCAACCAGCATCCTCTCCAATGCGTCATGGAGAAGAAGTAACTCATCCCCGGAGAACCCATTGCCTTCTTTTTCCCGACATCTCGAACAGGCCCTGCATCGCGCGCTCGCGCTCGCCAATGAGCGAAAGCATGAATATGCGACGCTCGAACATCTCCTCCTTGCTCTGATCGACGACCAGGACGCCGCCGCCGTGATGCGGGCGTGCAACGTCGATATCGAGGCGTTGCGTCGCAGTCTGATCGAATATGTCGACAAGGAATTGGCCAACCTTGTCACCGACGGTCGCGACGATTCAAAGCCGACGGCGGGATTCCAGCGCGTGATCCAGCGCGCCGTGATCCATGTGCAATCGTCCGGCCGCGAGGAAGTCACCGGCGCCAATGTGCTGGTGGCGATCTTCGCCGAGCGCGAAAGCCACGCCGCCTACTTCCTGCAGGAGCAGGAGATGACGCGGTACGACGCTGTGAATTACATCAGCCACGGCATCGCCAAGCGCGCCGACATGAGCGAACCGCGCACGCCCCGCGGTTCCGACGAGGAGCGCGAGAACCGGCAGAACGCGCCCGGCGACAATGACAAGGAGAAGAAGAAGGAAAGCGCGCTCGACGCCTATTGCGTCAACCTGAACAAGAAGGCGCGCACCGGGAAGATCGATCCGCTGATCGGCCGCGAATCCGAGGTGCAGCGCGTCATCCAGGTTCTGTGCCGCCGGCAGAAGAACAATCCGCTGCTGGTCGGCGATCCCGGCGTCGGCAAGACCGCCATCGCCGAAGGTCTCGCGCGCAAGATCATCCGCGGCGAGGTTCCCGAAGTGCTCGCGGACGCGACAGTGTTTGCGCTCGACATGGGCACGCTGCTCGCCGGCACCCGCTATCGCGGCGACTTCGAGGAGCGCCTGAAGCAGGTGATGAAGGAGATCGAGCAGCATCCCAAGGCGATCATGTTCATCGACGAGATCCATACGGTGATCGGCGCCGGGGCGACCTCCGGAGGCGCGATGGACGCGTCGAACCTGCTCAAGCCGGCGCTGGCGCAGGGAACGCTGCGCTGCATCGGCTCAACCACCTACAAGGAGTTCCGGCAGTTCTTCGAGAAGGACCGGGCGCTCGTCCGCCGCTTCCAGAAGATCGATGTGAACGAGCCCTCGATCCCCGACACGATCGAGATCATGAAGGGGCTGAAGCCGTACTTCGAGAAATTCCACAAGCTGCGCTACACCAACGAGGCGGTGAAGGCGGCGGTGGAATTGTCGGCCCGCTACATCCATGACCGCAAGCTGCCGGACAAGGCGATCGACGTGATCGACGAGACCGGCGCGTCGCAGATGCTGGTGCCGGAGAACCGTCGCAAGAAGACGATCGGCATCAAGGAGATCGAAATCACCATCGCGACGATGGCGCGCATTCCTCCGAAGACCGTGTCGAAGGACGACGCCGAGGTGCTGCAGCACCTCGAGCAGACGCTGGAGCGCGTGGTCTACGGCCAGGATGACGCGATCTCGAAGATCAGCGCCGCGATCAAGCTCGCGCGCGCCGGCCTGCGCGATCAGGAGAAGCCGATCGGCTCCTATCTGTTCGCGGGTCCGACCGGCGTCGGCAAGACCGAGGTCGCGCGCCAGCTCGCCAAGGCGCTGGGCGTCGAGCTGATCCGCTTCGACATGTCGGAATATATGGAGCGGCACACGGTCAGTCGTCTGATCGGCGCGCCGCCCGGCTATGTCGGCTTCGATCAGGGCGGTCTGCTCACCGATGGCGTCGACCAGCATCCGCATTGCGTGCTGCTGCTCGACGAAATCGAGAAAGCGCATCCCGATCTCTACAACATCCTGTTGCAGATCATGGATCACGGGAAGCTGACCGACCATAATGGCAAGCAGGTCGATTTCCGCAATGTGATCATCGTGATGACGACGAATGCGGGCGCGTCCGATCTCGCCAAGGCCGCTTACGGCTTCACGCGGCAGAAGCGGGAGGGCGACGACATCGAGGCGATCAACCGGCTGTTCGCGCCGGAGTTCCGCAACCGTCTCGACGCCGTGATCTCGTTCGGCCAGTTGCCGCGCGAGGTCGTCGCCAAGGTGGTCGACAAGTTCGTCATGCAGCTCGAGGCGCAGCTCGCCGATCGCAACGTGACGATTGAGCTGACCGACGAGGCGCGCGAATGGCTCGTCGACAACGGTTACGACGCGTCGATGGGCGCGCGGCCGATGGCCCGGCTCATCCAGCAGACGATCAAGACGCCGCTCGCCGATGAGGTGCTCTTCGGGCGCCTGAAGAATGGCGGCGCGGTCAAGGTCATGGTCACGCTGGACGAGATCAAGGGAACGAAGGTGCTCGGTTTCGACTTCCCGTCGGGACCGCCGACGCCGAAGCCTGAAAAGGACGTCGCCCAGGCGGCGAGCCGCAAGCCGAAAGCGGCGAAGCCCGAGAGCGCGACGTCAGGCCGCAAGAAGCCGGCGTCCGCATCGGAGCCGAAGTCTGGACTTCCCGTGCGAACCGTGCCGAAGGTTCCGCTCGTCCGGGAATAACGGGCGAATCTGGTTCGAAAAGGAAGCGGAAAGCCTGAGATGGCTCTCACACGATATGAGCGCCGGCTGCGACGCCGGCGACACGAAGAGGTGATGGCGTGGGTCGTCCTGCCGATCATCGTCGTGGTGGTCTATTTCATCGGCGCCGTCGCCTATACGAACCTGCGCGAGTCGCTGCCAAGCATCGCCGACCTGAAGTCGCTGCAGGAGAAGGTCAGGCGTTAGATCACGCCGCACTTTGATTGAATCAATCAAAGTGCGGGAACGTGATCGATTCCAAAACTTGAGCATGGCTCCTGCGAAAAACCGGTTCCCACTTTTTCGCGCCATGCTCAAAGGCGTTCGTCCGCCTGAGTGGCGATATGGGCCGCGAGGCCCGCGACCAGAGCATCGAAGGCCGCCCGGCAGCGCGCGCTTGATCTCAGATTCTCATGCATGACGATCCAGGTTTCGAGCGGGATCGTGAACGCGTCCGCGAGAATGCGGACAAGCGCGGGATCGCGTCTGGCGATGGGGACCTGACAAACCCCGATACCGCAGCCGGCCCGGATCGAGGCGAGCTGCGCGAGATCGCTGTCGGTTCTGAGTGAAAACATCGTGCGATCAAGGGGAACGCCGCGCTCGCGCAGGCTGCGAATGAACGCGGTCTCGGTATCGAAACCGAGCACGAGATGGTTTCGCAGATCCTCGATACCTGTCGGCGTCCCGCGCCGATCGAGATAATCGCGGCGCGCGTGGAGGCCGAGTTCGATGGCCCCGATGCGCTTCGCGACGAGCGCCTGCTGCGTCGGCGGGGTCATGCGCACGGCGACGTCGGCCTCGCGCTGGAGCAGATCATCGAGGCGGTTCGACAGCACGAGTTCGACCGTGAGATCGGGATATCGCCGCTGCATCGCCGCGATAATCGGCGGCAGCACTTCGGCGCCGATGATCTCGCTCGCGGTGATGCGCACGGTTCCGCGCACGCCCTCGCCATGCCCGCCGGCGGCGCGCAGGAGCGCGTCGGCGTTCGCCTGAAGCGCTTCGGCATAGGGCCTGAGCTCCAGCGCGAGATCGGTCGGGGCGACGCCGTGCTGGGAGCGGACGAAGAGAGGCGCGCCGAGCGACGCCTCCAGCGCATCGAGATGGCGGCCGACCGTGGGCTGGGTCAGGCCGAGCGCGCGCGCCGCGCCTGAGAGCGATCCTTCGCGAAGGACGCCAAGGAGCGTCCGATAGAGCTCCCAGCCGGGCGCTGCGTCTGCCATACATATATGTATATCATAGGTTCTCAATTAGACAATTTTCTTTGCGCTCGCGCGGCTCCAGATTGCGACCCATCGAAATTGGAGACGCAGTCATGAGCGCGAACAAACTGGCCCTTGTCCTTGGCGCGACAGGCGGAATCGGCGGCGAGCTGGCGCAGGCGCTCCTGCGCCATGGCTGGGCCGTTCGCGGCTTGCGCCGCGCGACCTCGACGAAGCCGGCGAAATCAGACCGCATCGAATGGGTCGCCGGCGACGCCATGAACGCCGATGACGTTCTGCGGGCGGCGCGGGGCGCGTCGCTCATCGCCCATGCGGTCAATCCTCCGGGCTATCGCGACTGGGACAAGCTCGTCCTGCCCATGCTCGAGAACACGATCGCCGCGGCGAAACGCACCGGCGCGCGCATTCTGCTGCCGGGGACGATCTATAATTACGGGCCGGACGCTTTCCCCGTGCTGAGGGAAAGCGCGCCGCAGAATCCCATGACGGTCAAAGGCCGCATTCGGGTCGAGATGGAACAGAGGCTGCGCGAGGCGCAAGGAGAGGGCGTGCGGTCCATCATCCTGCGCGCCGGCGATTTCTTCGGTCCCGTTCCCGGCAACAACTGGTTCTCGCAGGGGCTGGTGAAACCCGGCAAGCCGGTCACTTCGATTTCATATCCCGGCGCAGCGGGCGTTGGCCACGCCTGGGCCTATCTGCCCGATGTGGCGGAGACCATGGCGCAGCTCGCCGATCGTGAGGAGACTTTCGAGCCCTTCGCGCGCTTTCATTTCGCTGGGCATTGGGACGCGGACGGGCGGGAGATGATCGGCGCGATCCGCCGCGTCGCCGGCGATCCGACGCTGCCGGTAAAGCGTTTTCCCTGGCAGCTGCTGACGCTGGCGTCGCCCTTCGTGACGCTGTTCAGGGAGATGCGCGAGATGCGCTACCTCTGGCGCGAGCCGCTGCGGCTCGACAACCGCAGGCTCGTCGCGGCGCTGGGTGCCGAGCCGCATACGCCTCTCGATGACGCCGTGAGCGCGACGCTTTCCGGTCTCGGCTGTCTGCCTCCGCAGCGCAGGTCGCATGAGAGGTCTGCGGCCGTCGCCGGTTGAAGCCGGCGCGAGGGCTCGGCTAAGCCGCAGCACCGCCACGGCGCTGCGCCGGCCGGCGCAAGCGTGAGCTGATATGGCGGAGAGCGAAAGCGGGGCGCGCGCCTTTCGCGACGGCGCGATCGATGCGTGGCGATTGCCGGCCTGGCTGCTTGGCCTGTCGATGATGGGCGTCGGCCCGCTCGCGCGCGATGTCGGCTATCCCCTGATCGGCGCGGTGTTGTCGACGGTGCTCGTTTGGGCGGGGCCGGCGCAGGTGGTGTTCTTCGGCATGATCGGCGCCGGCGCATCGCTTCCCGCGACGGCGATCGCCGTGACTTTGTCGGCGGTGCGGTTGTTGCCGATGACGGCGGCGCTGATGCCGCAGTTGCGCGCGGGAAATCCATCGCGCGCGACGCTGCTGCTCGCCTCGCACTTCATCGCGGTGACGGTGTGGGTGGAATCGATGCGGCGGCTTCCCAATCTGCCGGCGGAGAAGAGGCGGCCCTATTTCTTCGGACTGGCTTTCGCCTGCTGCGCGACCGCATCGTTAACGACTGCGCTTGGTTACCTGCTCGCCGGCGAGGCGCCGAAGGCGATCGGCGCTGGGCTGCTGTTCATGACGCCGGTCTTCTTCACCCTGTCGCTGATCGCAGGCGCGCGCCTGCGCGCCGATTGGATCGCGATCGGTTGCGGCTTTGCGCTCACCGCCGCACTTGGCCTGTTTCTCGGATCAGCGGCGGCGCTGTTTCTCACCGGCGTGATTGGCGGCACCATCGCGTTCCTGTGGGAGCGGCGCGAATATGCGCGGAAGGCCGCGGCATGAACGCGGCGATCGCAAATCTTGGCTTCCTCGGCGCGATGATCGTGGCGGCGGTGATTCCGAACGGCGTGTGGCGCTGGATCGCGGTGTTCGCGACGTCGCGGCTCGATGACGGCTCGCCTTTCTTCGCCTGGATTCGCCATGTCGCGACATGCCTCGTCGCCGGCGTCGTGGCGCAGCTTCTCATTTCGCCGTCAGGCGTTCTCGCGAGCGCGCCAATCGCGCTGAGATTTGGCGCGCTCTTGTTCGCCGCCATCGTGTGGAAAATCAGCGGCGCGCGCGTGCTTGTCGGCTGGATGGCGGGCGTCGCCGCGCTGATGATCGGCGCGGCGTTGGTGTAGCGATTAGGCGGAAAGCGCGGCGCGGATTTTCGCGGCGTGCGCGACGAGCGTTTCCTTCGGCGCCATGTCGCCCGTGTGCGGCTTCAGCTCGACGCCCGTCCAGCGCGGAATGATATGGACATGGATGTGAAAGACCACCTGTCCGCCAGCGCTTTCATTGAACTGCAGGATGGTCAGGCCATCGGCCTGCATGCCTGATTTCGCGGCGCGCGCGACGATCTGCACGCTGCGCGCGAGATGTCCGAGCGAGTCCGCGCCGATGTCGATGATGGTGCGCGCCGGCGACTTCGGAATGACGAGGCAATGCCCGTCGCCGCGCGGCATGATGTCCATGAAAGCGAAGGTGTGATCGTCTTCGTAAAGCTTTTCGCAGGGCAGTTCGCCGCGCAGGATTTTCGCGAAGACGTTCTGGGGATCGTAGGCGGTCATTTCGCGCTCCGGCTTGCCGGGATTGATCTGGCAAGCCGGATGCGCAGGGTCAAGCTATCAGCCGAAACGCCGAAATCACCAGGAGCAGACGCGGCGCCAGCCCCAGGGGGTCGCGCGCAGCCAGCAACGGCGACGGCGCACGTAGTAGCGCGGGCGATAGTAGCGGCGGCGATAGAAATAGTACTGAGCGAACTCGCCCTTGTCGCCATTCGCTTCGGCGAGATCCTTGATGAAGCTGTCGACCGACACGGGCTCGGCGCCCGAAGCCGGCGCGTTCGTCAGCGCGGATGCGGCCTGCGCCGGCGACATCGTTACGGCGGCGGCGCCGACCGCAACGGCCCCGAGGCCGAACATCTTGAGGAACTCACGTCGTTCCATGTCGCAATCCTTTCATGCGTTAACGCTGTTGGTGACCGGTCCGCGCGAGGCGAGGTTGCTCCTCCGCGGACAACTCCGCAACTTCGATCTTTCTCTGCGGCGCGTCCGTTGGAAGTGCGCGCGCGCACATGGTTGGCGCCTTGCTGCTCCAGACGAAAACTCCGGCCCGCATGGCGGACCGGAGTGCTCAAGTCGTTCGCCTCACCAGCGGCGGCGGCGCCAGACCCTGCGACGCCAATAGCGCCTGCGGCGCCAATAACGTCGGCGACGCCAGTAACGGGCGAATACGCCTTCGCCGGATTCGCTCTTGATCATCTCCGCCAGAACTTCGTCGGCGGGCTGCTTCGCACCGAGTGGCGCATCGGCGACCACGGTTGCGGCTTGCGCAGGCGACATGACGAGGCCGGCTGTTCCCATCGCGGCGGCCGCAAGGCCGAAGAGTTTGATGAAATCTCTTCTCTGCATTGAGCTTCCTTCCCACTTCTGAGCGACCGGACATGCGCGGCGCCCGGTCTCCGCCGGCCCCGGCCACAAACGTCGGCGCCAATTAAGGCGCCCAGATGTCATTTGTTCCCTTGCGGAAGAAAGTGCGGCGCCCTGTCTCAGTCTTCGTCGACAGGCTGCGCCGTTGCGCCGCCGTCGCGGCGGAACGGCGCGTACTCGCCGTATTCCTCGATCGCCGCGGAGACATGCCGGCGCTCGCGCGCGAGATAGTCGGCCACTGCGCGACGCAGACCGGGATGGGCGATGTCGTGGGCGGAATAGGTTTCGACAGGGAGATAGCCGCGCGCCAGCTTGTGTTCGCCTTGCGCGCCGGCCTCGACGCGTCGCAGCCCGCGGGCGATCGCCTCGTCGATGGCCTGATAGTAGCAGACCTCGAAATGCAGGAACGGGTGATGCTCGATGCAGCCCCAGTGCCGCCCGTAAAGCGCATCCGAGCCAACGAAGTTGATGGCGCCGGCGATGTATCGGCCGGCGCGCTTCGCCATCACCAGCACAATATCTTTCGCCATGCGCACGCCGACGAGGGAATAGAATTCGCGCGTGAGATAGGGGCGGCCCCATTTGCGTCCGCCGGTGTCCATGTAGAAGCGGAAGAAATCGTCCCAGACGCGTTCGGTGAGATCGGCCCCGGTCAGCCGCTCGATGGTGATTCCGTTGGCGACCGCGTCGCGCCGCTCGCGATTGATCGCCTTGCGCTTGCGCGAGGCGAGCGCGGCGAGGAATTCATCGAAGGTCCGATAGCCGGCGTTGGTCCAGTGGAATTGCTGGTGGGTGCGCAGCAGGAAATTGTGCGCGCCGAGATCGTCCCATTCGCCCTTCGTCAGGAAAGTGACATGGATCGATGACGCGCCAAGCTGCTCGCGCGCCGCGCGCAGACCGGCGACCAGCGCATCGCGCGCGACAGGCGCCGTCGCGCCGGGCTTCACCAGCAGCCGCCGGCCGGTCGCCGGCGTGAAGGGCACGCTGACCTGCAGCTTCGGATAATATTCGCCGCCGGCGTTGGCGAAGGCGTCCGCCCAGCCATGGTCGAAGACATATTCGCCCTGGCTGTGCGACTTGAGGTAGGCCGGGCAGGCTGCGATCAGCGCGCCAGCGTGATCCTCGACCAGGACATGCGCTGGCTTCCAGCCGGTCCGCGCCACAGCCGAACGCGAGTCTTCAAGCGAGGAGAGAAAGGCGTGCGAGACGAAGGGGTTGTATTCGTTCGGCTCACAAACGGAATCCGCTTGTTCAGATTTTGATTCAAGCGGCGCGGGGTTGGCGCAGGCGTCCCACACCGCCGCATCGACCGCCTTCAGCGAGGAGGCGATCTTGATCGTCAGGTCGGAAAGGGCTGGAGCCGCAGGATCGCGAAGCACGCGGGATAGAATAAGGTCGCCGCGCGATTGTGCAACGCGGCGATTCTGCTCAGGGGACAAAGCCCTCGAAAACCATCTGATCAGCGTGGGCAGCTGCAAGCGCGCGCTCCTCGGGCGTCCGGACGGTCCAGGTCATCACGGGCAGGCCCAGCGCCTTGCGACACAGGAATGGCGCGGCCGAGGGGAGATCGTTCACCTTCCATGAGATGAAGTCCGGACGCGACTGCTCGAAATGGAGGAGGTTCGCCAGGGCGCGCTTTTCCGTCGCGTCGAGGCCATCATAGTCGGCGTAATTGTATTCCTGCATGGCGATGACGCCGCAGGGGATGCGCCCGCCAACGAGCTTCTTCGCCTCGATCACCACGGCCGGATCGAACGACTTGATCCCGACCGGGCCGGAATATCCGAGCAGAACCTCCGCCGTGCGGCGCGTCAGCCTGGGATCGCCCGTGAATGCGCTCTTGATCTCGCAGACCAGCGGGACCTTGCCTGCGATGAGGTCGAGCAGGTCCTGCAGCTTCGGGATGCGATCGCTCGTGTCCTTCATGACAACGCCGGCGAGTTCGGCGGCGGTTTTCTCCGCGACCTTGCCCTTGGCTTCAGTCAGCCTGTCGAGCGCGAAGTCATGGAAGACGACGCTTTCGCCGTCCGCAGTCCACTGCACGTCGCATTCGATGGCGAAACCTTTCGCGATCGCCGCCTTGGCCGCGCCCAGCGTGTTCTCGATGACGCCGGCGGCGCGATCATGCAGGCCGCGATGGGCGACCGGCTGCGCGACGAGCGCCGCTGCCGCCGTCATCGCACGATCTCGAACATCGCCTCGACCTCGACAGCGCAATCCATCGGGAGCTGCGCCACGCCGACCGTGGTGCGCGCATGGCGACCGGCCTCGCCGAGCGCCATCACCATGAGATCGGACGCGCCGTTCATCACCTGCGGCAGCGAATTGAAGTCGGGCAGGGCGTTGATGAAGCCGCCGAGACGCACGCAGCGCTTGATGCGGTCGAGATCGCCGCCGAGCGCCGCCTTCGCCTGCGCCAGCACATTGATGGCGCAGGCGCGCGCGGCCGCCTGGCCGTCCTCGATCGACACGCTCTCGCCGAGCTTGCCCTTGTGGGCGTCGGCGATCTTCATGCCGGGGCCGAAGGCGAGTTGGCCTGAAATCACGAGAAGCTGGCCGGTGATCACGGCGGCGACATAGTTGGCGACGGCCGCGGCGGGGGTCGGCAGGATCACGCCCTCTCGGGCCAGATTGTCTTCGACGGCGCTCATGGGATGTTCTCGCGGAAGGGGGCGGATGCGGCGCTTCATCGCCCGGATCGGCAGGCCGAGGCAAGCGCTCCCGCGGGGCGCCGCGGTTCAGCCATCGTTCGGACGGATTTAATCGGGCAATTGACGGCGGAAACCCGTCGTCATCTTATTTGCCCATGCTGCTTCGCTCTTTCTCCGCCGCCGCGCTCGCCTGCGCGCTCGCCACTCCCGCTTTCGCCGCGACGCCGATCGTGCTTGCGCCCCATCGCGCAGTGTACGATCTCAGTCTGGTCAAAGCCGGAGACATGAAGGGCGTTGACGATGCGCGTGGCCGCATCGTGTTCGAGGTCAATGGCTCGGTCTGCGAAGGATATTCGTCAAGCTTCCGGCAGGTGGTCGAGATGCAGTCGAGCGAAGCCGGTTCGCGCCTTCTCGATGTTCGCTCCTCCAGCTTCGAGGAGGCGGAAGGAAAGGGCTATCGTTTCCAGATCGATCGCAGCGTCAATCGCGAGGATCAGCCGAGCGCGGCCGGCCGGACGCAGACGCGCGACGGCGTGCTCGCGGTGCAACTCACCAAGCCCAAGACCGACAGCGTCAAGCTGCCGGAGAAGGTGATGTTCCCGACCTTCCATACGCGCGCGCTGATCGAGGCCGCGGAAGCCGGACAGAACACGCTGTCCGTCCGCACCTATGACGGCTCCGACGAGGGCCAGGCGATCTACGACACTTTCGCCGTCATCGGCGCGCCGATCACGCATAAGCCTGACGAAACGATCGAGGACAGCGCGCGTGTTCCGGCGCTGCAGCAGGCGCGAAGCTGGCCGGTGACGATCAGCTATTACAAGATCGGCAATCCCGACCAGAATCCGGCTTATGTGATCTCGATGGAGCTTTACGAGAACGGCGTCAGCAGGAACCTCAAGCTCGACTATGGCAGCCTGGTTCTCAAAGGCGACCTCGCGCGGCTCGATTTCAGCAAGCCGGCGGCTGAGTGCAAGTAAGCCGTTAGCGCTTCCTCGCGTCGAACACCGCGCCGCGCTGGATTGCTGCGCTGCCGAATTTCTCTCTAAGCTTGTCGATCGCGGTCTCGCGCGCGATCTCGCGGCCGACCTGCGTGTCGACGAGATCGCCCTTGTCAGCGTCCGCCGCAGGCGCAAGATCGCTCGCGCCGACGCCGATCAGGCGGAATTTCTCGCCGTCAATTTCGCGCGCGAGAAGATCGCGCGCCGCTTCATAGATGCGCATCGACAGCTGCGTCGGCGGAAGGCCGCCGCGCGTGCGCGTGCGCAAATCGAATTGCGCCGTCTTCAGTTTGAGCGTCACCGAACGCGCGGCGAATTCCTGCTTGCGCAGGCGCGACGCCACTTTCTCCGACAGCCTCATCAGGATCGGGCTCAAAGTCGCGAGATCGGAAATATCCTCGTTGAAGGTGGTTTCGGCCGAGATCGTCTTGGTGTCGCGCTCGGGGGAGACGACGCGCTCGTCGATCCCCATCGCGAGCGCGCGCAGTCTCAAGCCGTCATTGCCGACATCGCGCAGAAGCGTCGCCGTGTCGCGTTCGCGCAGATCGGCGATCTTTCTCACGCCCGCGCGTTCAAGCCGTTTCGCTGCGGCGGCGCCGACGCCGGGCAGAATCGTGACCGGCTTCGGCCCGAGGAAATCCAGCGTTTCGGCGCGGCCGATGATCGAGAAGCCGCGCGGCTTGTCGAGGTCGGAGGCGATCTTGGCGAGGAACTTGTTGTGGGACAGGCCGACCGAAATGGTGATCGCCAGCTCCTTCTCGACGCGCCGCGCGAAGGCGGCGAGCACGCGGGCCGGCGGCGCCTTGTGCAGCTCCTGCGTGCCTTCGAGATCGAGGAAAGCCTCGTCGATGGACAACGGCTGCACCATCGGCGTCAGCTCAAGCATCAGGCGGCGCACCTCGCGGCCGACCGCGACATACTTCTCCATGTTGGGTTTGATGACGATGGCGTCGGGGCAGGCGGCGAGCGCTTTGAACATCGGCATGGCCGAGCGGACGCCAAACGTGCGGGCGATGTAGCAGCAGGTCGAGACGACGCCGCGCTTGCCGC carries:
- the clpS gene encoding ATP-dependent Clp protease adapter ClpS — protein: METDLAGIARIDPAPRAAGGAKEGRPGDGGNGAGTAVITRTKTRTKRPNVYRVLLLNDDYTPMEFVVHVLEKFFAKNHDEAVRIMLHVHQHGVGECGVFTYEVAETKVTQVMDLARRNQHPLQCVMEKK
- the clpA gene encoding ATP-dependent Clp protease ATP-binding subunit ClpA, yielding MPSFSRHLEQALHRALALANERKHEYATLEHLLLALIDDQDAAAVMRACNVDIEALRRSLIEYVDKELANLVTDGRDDSKPTAGFQRVIQRAVIHVQSSGREEVTGANVLVAIFAERESHAAYFLQEQEMTRYDAVNYISHGIAKRADMSEPRTPRGSDEERENRQNAPGDNDKEKKKESALDAYCVNLNKKARTGKIDPLIGRESEVQRVIQVLCRRQKNNPLLVGDPGVGKTAIAEGLARKIIRGEVPEVLADATVFALDMGTLLAGTRYRGDFEERLKQVMKEIEQHPKAIMFIDEIHTVIGAGATSGGAMDASNLLKPALAQGTLRCIGSTTYKEFRQFFEKDRALVRRFQKIDVNEPSIPDTIEIMKGLKPYFEKFHKLRYTNEAVKAAVELSARYIHDRKLPDKAIDVIDETGASQMLVPENRRKKTIGIKEIEITIATMARIPPKTVSKDDAEVLQHLEQTLERVVYGQDDAISKISAAIKLARAGLRDQEKPIGSYLFAGPTGVGKTEVARQLAKALGVELIRFDMSEYMERHTVSRLIGAPPGYVGFDQGGLLTDGVDQHPHCVLLLDEIEKAHPDLYNILLQIMDHGKLTDHNGKQVDFRNVIIVMTTNAGASDLAKAAYGFTRQKREGDDIEAINRLFAPEFRNRLDAVISFGQLPREVVAKVVDKFVMQLEAQLADRNVTIELTDEAREWLVDNGYDASMGARPMARLIQQTIKTPLADEVLFGRLKNGGAVKVMVTLDEIKGTKVLGFDFPSGPPTPKPEKDVAQAASRKPKAAKPESATSGRKKPASASEPKSGLPVRTVPKVPLVRE
- a CDS encoding LysR family transcriptional regulator gives rise to the protein MADAAPGWELYRTLLGVLREGSLSGAARALGLTQPTVGRHLDALEASLGAPLFVRSQHGVAPTDLALELRPYAEALQANADALLRAAGGHGEGVRGTVRITASEIIGAEVLPPIIAAMQRRYPDLTVELVLSNRLDDLLQREADVAVRMTPPTQQALVAKRIGAIELGLHARRDYLDRRGTPTGIEDLRNHLVLGFDTETAFIRSLRERGVPLDRTMFSLRTDSDLAQLASIRAGCGIGVCQVPIARRDPALVRILADAFTIPLETWIVMHENLRSSARCRAAFDALVAGLAAHIATQADERL
- a CDS encoding NAD-dependent epimerase/dehydratase family protein, whose translation is MSANKLALVLGATGGIGGELAQALLRHGWAVRGLRRATSTKPAKSDRIEWVAGDAMNADDVLRAARGASLIAHAVNPPGYRDWDKLVLPMLENTIAAAKRTGARILLPGTIYNYGPDAFPVLRESAPQNPMTVKGRIRVEMEQRLREAQGEGVRSIILRAGDFFGPVPGNNWFSQGLVKPGKPVTSISYPGAAGVGHAWAYLPDVAETMAQLADREETFEPFARFHFAGHWDADGREMIGAIRRVAGDPTLPVKRFPWQLLTLASPFVTLFREMREMRYLWREPLRLDNRRLVAALGAEPHTPLDDAVSATLSGLGCLPPQRRSHERSAAVAG
- a CDS encoding AzlC family ABC transporter permease, whose product is MAESESGARAFRDGAIDAWRLPAWLLGLSMMGVGPLARDVGYPLIGAVLSTVLVWAGPAQVVFFGMIGAGASLPATAIAVTLSAVRLLPMTAALMPQLRAGNPSRATLLLASHFIAVTVWVESMRRLPNLPAEKRRPYFFGLAFACCATASLTTALGYLLAGEAPKAIGAGLLFMTPVFFTLSLIAGARLRADWIAIGCGFALTAALGLFLGSAAALFLTGVIGGTIAFLWERREYARKAAA
- a CDS encoding AzlD domain-containing protein; translated protein: MNAAIANLGFLGAMIVAAVIPNGVWRWIAVFATSRLDDGSPFFAWIRHVATCLVAGVVAQLLISPSGVLASAPIALRFGALLFAAIVWKISGARVLVGWMAGVAALMIGAALV
- a CDS encoding HIT family protein — encoded protein: MTAYDPQNVFAKILRGELPCEKLYEDDHTFAFMDIMPRGDGHCLVIPKSPARTIIDIGADSLGHLARSVQIVARAAKSGMQADGLTILQFNESAGGQVVFHIHVHIIPRWTGVELKPHTGDMAPKETLVAHAAKIRAALSA
- a CDS encoding twin-arginine translocation signal domain-containing protein, with protein sequence MERREFLKMFGLGAVAVGAAAVTMSPAQAASALTNAPASGAEPVSVDSFIKDLAEANGDKGEFAQYYFYRRRYYRPRYYVRRRRCWLRATPWGWRRVCSW
- a CDS encoding twin-arginine translocation signal domain-containing protein; the protein is MQRRDFIKLFGLAAAAMGTAGLVMSPAQAATVVADAPLGAKQPADEVLAEMIKSESGEGVFARYWRRRRYWRRRRYWRRRVWRRRRW
- a CDS encoding GNAT family N-acetyltransferase, which encodes MLRDPAAPALSDLTIKIASSLKAVDAAVWDACANPAPLESKSEQADSVCEPNEYNPFVSHAFLSSLEDSRSAVARTGWKPAHVLVEDHAGALIAACPAYLKSHSQGEYVFDHGWADAFANAGGEYYPKLQVSVPFTPATGRRLLVKPGATAPVARDALVAGLRAAREQLGASSIHVTFLTKGEWDDLGAHNFLLRTHQQFHWTNAGYRTFDEFLAALASRKRKAINRERRDAVANGITIERLTGADLTERVWDDFFRFYMDTGGRKWGRPYLTREFYSLVGVRMAKDIVLVMAKRAGRYIAGAINFVGSDALYGRHWGCIEHHPFLHFEVCYYQAIDEAIARGLRRVEAGAQGEHKLARGYLPVETYSAHDIAHPGLRRAVADYLARERRHVSAAIEEYGEYAPFRRDGGATAQPVDED